The following are encoded together in the Opitutus sp. ER46 genome:
- the rsgA gene encoding ribosome small subunit-dependent GTPase A → MTLSSLGWDDFFANAFQPYSSNGLVPARVACEHKHAYDLLGADGELAGVCTGRLLHLAAESAELPAVGDWVAVCPRPTPGPDGVPTADIHFVLPRRTCFSRAAAGAPGREQVLAANIDTVFLVMGLDANFNLRRIERYLAVARAGGAEPVVVLTKADLHPAPAEAAAEVRSIVRTVPVVTLSAVENAGLDGLSPWLLPGATIALLGSSGVGKSTLINRLLDEEVLATGAISTAVNKGRHTTTRREMLPLPGGALVIDTPGLRELQLWDVSEDTLAESFDDVAAVIAQCRFHDCTHGGEPGCAVVAALESGELDETRWASYQKLRREQAYAARRADPQLAREHRDRWKKIYKDHRQRTRLEERSE, encoded by the coding sequence ATGACTCTCTCTTCCCTCGGCTGGGACGACTTCTTCGCGAACGCGTTCCAGCCTTATTCCTCCAACGGACTCGTGCCCGCCCGCGTGGCGTGCGAGCACAAGCACGCCTACGACCTGCTCGGCGCCGACGGCGAGCTGGCCGGCGTCTGCACCGGCCGGTTGTTGCACCTCGCGGCAGAGTCCGCCGAACTGCCCGCGGTGGGCGACTGGGTCGCGGTGTGCCCGCGTCCCACCCCCGGCCCCGACGGCGTGCCCACGGCCGACATTCACTTCGTGCTGCCGCGGCGCACCTGCTTTTCGCGCGCCGCGGCCGGCGCGCCCGGTCGCGAACAGGTCCTCGCAGCCAACATCGACACCGTGTTCCTCGTCATGGGCCTCGACGCGAACTTCAACCTGCGCCGCATCGAGCGCTACCTCGCGGTGGCGCGTGCCGGCGGGGCGGAGCCCGTGGTGGTGCTCACGAAGGCCGACCTGCATCCCGCGCCGGCGGAGGCCGCGGCCGAGGTGCGGTCCATCGTGCGCACTGTGCCGGTCGTCACGTTGAGCGCGGTCGAGAACGCCGGGCTCGATGGGCTGTCGCCTTGGCTGCTGCCGGGCGCGACGATCGCGCTGCTCGGTTCGTCGGGCGTCGGCAAGTCCACGCTCATCAACCGGCTCCTCGACGAGGAGGTGCTGGCCACCGGCGCGATCAGCACGGCCGTCAACAAGGGCCGGCACACGACCACCCGCCGCGAGATGCTGCCGCTGCCCGGGGGCGCGCTCGTCATCGACACACCCGGACTCCGGGAACTGCAGTTGTGGGACGTCTCGGAGGACACGTTGGCCGAGTCGTTCGATGACGTCGCGGCGGTGATTGCGCAGTGTCGGTTCCACGACTGCACGCACGGCGGCGAGCCGGGCTGTGCCGTCGTGGCGGCACTTGAGTCGGGGGAGTTGGATGAAACCCGCTGGGCCAGCTATCAGAAACTCCGCCGCGAGCAGGCGTACGCCGCCCGTCGGGCCGAC
- a CDS encoding ABC transporter permease, which translates to MSNPAPTSHHPAEPWTARLGAGIGSDLRHAVRLLRKHLGFTSVALLTLALCIGANTAIFSAVYGLMLRPLPYPKPDDIVEVYNQYPKAGLPKMPSNVVQYLDYKRNATSYRALALWSGASGLFGEDAQAEVMTGARATADFFDVLAVQPFLGRFFTLENSQQNADKVVVLTRSFWERHFQADPAVIGRTVRFDGESYTVVGVAPREVEEFNATVRFILPYSWSPAAENPQGRHGVSPFLFGRLKTGVTPEQALAEARLIERRYYDAAVPPLREFIDRAGHQIGVGTLHVLRIEPLRSRLLLLQGGVAFVLLIGCLNVANLQLARANGRQAELAVRFALGASRGHIARQLFVENLLLTTAGMLGGLGVAALGVRVLNHYREQMLAHALPFSLSGQVLVITMAVTVLAALLITVVPLVHVFRGNLLALVHRSARGSSGGSRVRAVSSLLVVAQIAIALMLLTGAGLLIRSFLKATAVNPGFDPQGVVAARIVIPRSHRADDAAAKSFQERLVQAAKEIPGVSAASLSFAIPFRRGLPINALILQNDPFPPGSPQPGAYRVIVSPEYFAALRVQLIEGRFLEPADLAPGRRAFVVDETFARKYFPGRSAVGGRFAFGGRPQRDDGWATVVGVVRNVPHNGVEDRSGVPFVYQALGGRPGGVMLLARTERHAAEVIPLLREKLRALDPGAAIYESNSLEGYIAESFNERRGVMILLGSFAGLALFLSGIGIYGVLAYDVSQRTREIGVRCAIGASEAQVVSLIMRQGIWRAVIGLAIGLVGAWWLSRYLRSMLFDLSPFDPWSYGVVALLLLGVAAVASFLPARRAARISPLEALRVD; encoded by the coding sequence ATGTCCAACCCCGCTCCTACCTCGCATCACCCGGCTGAACCATGGACCGCCCGCTTGGGGGCGGGGATCGGTTCCGACCTGCGGCATGCGGTCCGCCTGCTGCGCAAGCATCTCGGCTTCACCAGTGTCGCGCTGCTGACCCTGGCGCTGTGCATCGGCGCGAACACCGCGATCTTCTCCGCCGTGTACGGGCTCATGTTGCGGCCGCTGCCGTATCCGAAGCCCGACGACATCGTCGAGGTCTACAACCAGTATCCGAAAGCGGGGCTGCCGAAGATGCCGAGCAACGTGGTGCAGTACCTGGACTACAAGCGGAACGCCACGTCCTACCGCGCGCTGGCGCTGTGGTCGGGCGCCTCCGGCCTGTTCGGCGAGGACGCGCAGGCGGAGGTGATGACGGGCGCGCGGGCAACGGCCGATTTCTTCGATGTGCTCGCGGTGCAGCCGTTTCTCGGGCGGTTCTTCACGCTCGAGAACAGCCAGCAGAACGCGGACAAGGTGGTCGTCCTGACCCGCTCCTTTTGGGAGCGCCACTTCCAGGCCGATCCCGCGGTGATCGGGCGCACGGTGCGTTTCGATGGTGAAAGCTACACCGTCGTGGGGGTGGCCCCGCGCGAGGTCGAGGAGTTCAATGCCACAGTGCGCTTCATCCTGCCGTATTCGTGGTCGCCGGCGGCAGAGAATCCGCAGGGCCGGCACGGCGTGTCGCCCTTTCTGTTCGGCCGGCTCAAGACGGGCGTCACGCCGGAGCAGGCGCTCGCCGAGGCGCGGTTGATCGAGCGGCGCTACTATGACGCCGCGGTGCCCCCGCTCCGGGAGTTCATTGACCGGGCGGGGCATCAGATCGGCGTGGGCACGCTGCATGTGCTGCGGATCGAACCCCTGCGCAGCCGGCTGCTCCTCCTGCAGGGCGGGGTGGCTTTCGTGCTGCTGATCGGATGCCTCAATGTCGCGAACCTGCAGCTCGCGCGGGCCAATGGCCGGCAGGCGGAGCTGGCCGTCCGGTTCGCCCTCGGGGCCTCCCGCGGGCACATTGCGCGGCAGTTGTTCGTGGAGAATCTCCTCCTCACGACGGCGGGCATGCTCGGCGGCCTGGGCGTGGCGGCGTTGGGGGTGCGCGTCCTGAACCATTACCGTGAGCAGATGCTCGCGCACGCCCTGCCGTTCTCGCTCAGCGGGCAGGTGCTGGTGATCACGATGGCGGTGACCGTGCTGGCGGCTCTCCTGATCACCGTCGTCCCGCTGGTGCACGTCTTCCGGGGCAACCTGCTCGCGCTGGTGCATCGCAGCGCCCGCGGGTCGTCCGGCGGCTCGCGCGTGCGTGCGGTGAGCAGCCTGCTGGTCGTGGCGCAGATCGCGATCGCGCTCATGCTCCTCACCGGCGCCGGGCTGCTCATTCGCAGCTTCCTCAAGGCCACCGCGGTCAACCCCGGCTTTGACCCGCAAGGCGTGGTGGCCGCGCGCATCGTCATCCCGCGGAGCCACCGGGCGGACGACGCCGCGGCGAAGAGTTTTCAGGAACGGCTGGTGCAGGCGGCGAAGGAGATTCCCGGCGTGTCCGCGGCGTCATTGTCGTTTGCCATCCCCTTCCGCCGCGGCCTGCCGATCAACGCGTTGATCCTGCAGAATGATCCCTTCCCTCCTGGTTCGCCCCAGCCCGGCGCGTACCGGGTGATCGTCTCGCCGGAGTATTTCGCGGCCCTCCGCGTGCAGCTCATCGAGGGCCGGTTCCTTGAACCGGCCGACCTCGCGCCCGGGCGTCGCGCCTTCGTGGTCGACGAGACCTTCGCGCGCAAGTACTTCCCGGGCCGCTCCGCGGTGGGCGGTCGCTTTGCGTTTGGCGGGCGGCCCCAGCGGGATGACGGCTGGGCCACGGTCGTCGGTGTCGTGCGCAACGTGCCCCACAACGGCGTGGAGGACCGCAGCGGCGTGCCTTTCGTCTACCAGGCGCTCGGCGGGCGCCCGGGCGGTGTCATGCTGTTGGCCCGCACCGAGCGGCATGCGGCCGAGGTGATTCCGCTGCTGCGTGAAAAACTCCGGGCGCTCGACCCGGGGGCGGCGATCTACGAGTCGAACTCCCTCGAGGGCTATATCGCCGAATCGTTCAATGAGCGGCGTGGCGTGATGATCCTGCTGGGAAGCTTTGCCGGCCTCGCGCTGTTCCTTTCCGGCATCGGGATTTACGGCGTGCTCGCGTACGACGTCTCGCAGCGCACGCGCGAGATCGGCGTGCGCTGCGCCATCGGCGCCTCCGAAGCCCAGGTTGTGAGCCTCATCATGCGCCAGGGAATCTGGCGCGCCGTCATCGGCCTCGCGATCGGCCTCGTCGGCGCGTGGTGGTTGAGTCGATACCTGCGTTCCATGCTCTTCGACCTGAGCCCGTTCGACCCGTGGTCCTACGGCGTCGTCGCGCTGCTGCTGCTCGGAGTGGCGGCGGTCGCCAGTTTCCTCCCCGCGCGCCGCGCCGCCCGGATCAGCCCGCTGGAAGCCCTGCGGGTGGATTGA
- a CDS encoding DUF1328 family protein — translation MLKWAAISAIIAIVAAALGFTGIAGAAASIAKVLFFLFLALFAILLIAGLAIGRKVSSSLHRGDSDTHLSPGH, via the coding sequence ATGCTTAAATGGGCCGCCATCTCCGCCATTATCGCCATCGTCGCCGCCGCGCTGGGCTTCACCGGCATCGCCGGGGCCGCGGCGAGCATCGCCAAGGTCCTGTTCTTCCTGTTCCTCGCGCTCTTCGCGATCCTGCTCATCGCCGGCCTGGCGATCGGCCGGAAAGTCAGCTCGTCGCTCCATCGCGGCGACTCCGACACCCATCTTTCGCCCGGCCACTAG
- a CDS encoding RNA-binding protein: MSTKLYVGNLSFRIAEGELHDAFGQFGNVTEVYLATDRVTGRPRGFAFVTFATPEEAKLATEKMNGAELDGRAISVSEAKARDEAGGTTVAGRTYTSPNRKAGAFHQRGNRRH; this comes from the coding sequence ATGAGCACCAAACTGTATGTCGGGAACCTGTCGTTCAGGATCGCGGAAGGTGAGCTGCACGACGCGTTCGGGCAGTTCGGCAATGTCACGGAGGTTTATCTTGCCACCGATCGCGTGACCGGGCGTCCGCGTGGGTTTGCCTTTGTGACCTTCGCCACGCCGGAAGAGGCGAAGCTCGCCACGGAGAAGATGAACGGGGCCGAGCTGGACGGTCGCGCCATCAGCGTCAGCGAGGCCAAGGCCCGCGATGAGGCGGGCGGCACGACCGTGGCCGGTCGCACCTACACGAGCCCGAACCGGAAGGCGGGCGCGTTCCACCAGCGCGGCAACCGCCGTCACTGA